A genome region from Mauremys reevesii isolate NIE-2019 linkage group 12, ASM1616193v1, whole genome shotgun sequence includes the following:
- the LOC120375541 gene encoding uncharacterized protein LOC120375541, translated as MEKPSEATQSAGSLQPREPSPAGSPTSDQAMVETMPVLPSYPIPISATPWTLDHPSRGLFSITVPIWLDAPTFLLNHTLLGSSVARSQMPLSYGQGLLVTGHGGTTPHTIGCRCHPQYWCSPQWPCANPLQPSGTQPPWVGFCGSGPMGQSSTSCSQEVSRGRANWQNSFPRWDPRGSASAGGRIREQGGRKILFALQGAGSHRARWAPPHRRQDLGVHGMVQGSGYAPRKRNQHGRPWGTPETKRWSSGWPERQGSGAEETEPAKATGEDCEGDYKGSAAQGSVLEEATSSQPNLPASQGEEYWEKEYEEFREPLKSAPAVPPPPEVASKAPTAPLQEKTTPT; from the exons ATGGAGAAGCCGAGCGAGGCCACCCAGAGCGCGGG atccctgcagcccagagagccCAGCCCCGCAGGGTCACCCACCTCGGACCAGGCCATGGTGGAGACGATGCCCGTTCTGCCCTCCTACCCCATCCCCATCTCTGCCACACCTTGGACCCTGGATCACCCATCCAGGGGCCTTTTTTCCATCACAGTGCCTATCTGGCTGGATGCCCCCACCTTCCTGCTCAACCACACCCTCCTGGGGTCCTCCGTGGCCAGGAGCCAGATGCCCCTCTCTTATGGCCAAGGGCTACTGGTCACAGGCCATGGCGGAACTACGCCACATACAATAGGCTGCAGGTGCCATCCACAATACTGGTGCAGCCCCCAGTGGCCTTGTGCCAATCCTCTGCAGCCCAGTGGCACCCAGCCACCTTGGGTGGGGTTCTGTGGGTCTGGCCCCATGGGGCAGAGCAGCACTAGTTGTTCCCAAGAGGTATCCAGGGGCCGTGCCAACTGGCAGAACTCCTTTCCAAGATGGGATCCGCGTGGGTCTGCCTCGGCTGGGGGGAgaatcagggaacaggggggcaGAAAGATTTTATTTGCCCTTCAGGGGGCTGGAAGCCATAGGGCAAGGTGGGCTCCACCCCATAGAAGGCAGGACTTGGGGGTTCATGGAATGGTCCAGGGCTCGGGTTATGCACCCAGGAAGCGGAACCAACATGGCCGCCCATGGGGCACCCCAGAGACCAAGAGATGGTCTAGCGGATGGCCAGAGAGACAGGGCTCTGGAGCAGAAGAAACTGAGCCAGCCAAAGCCACGGGGGAAGATTGTGAGGGGGATTACAAGGGGTCCGCCGCCCAAGGGAGTGTCTTGGAGGAAGCCACGTCTTCCCAACCAAACCTCCCAGCTTCCCAAGGAGAAGAATACTGGGAAAAGGAGTATGAAGAGTTCAGAGAGCCCCTGAAATCAGCACCAGCCGTTCCCCCTCCTCCAGAGGTGGCTTCGAAGGCTCCAACAGCTCCCCTCCAGGAGAAGACAACTCCCACCTAG